The Helianthus annuus cultivar XRQ/B chromosome 15, HanXRQr2.0-SUNRISE, whole genome shotgun sequence genomic sequence ATGGTGTTATGAATTATCTAcaccaaagtttgttttcatccaTGCTCGACGAGTTGGAAATTCAATACAAAAGAAGCTGCTCTCCTTGAAAGAAAATTCAATTGTCGTTGATGACATTGTAGCTGGCAAGTTAGAAGAAGATACAAGCGAAACAGTTATTTTTCCATACGATGTCGAGCCATCCTTTTTAAGCATTATAGGTTCGTTTAACGGACTGATTTTACTTTGCATTAAAAGGAGTTACAATGAGCTCGTCCTTTGGAATCCAACGACAAGGCGTTTTAAGGTTATATCGGACGACTATTTTAGTCGTTATTTTGGTCGACACAACGATACGGGTGGAATGTACTTTGACGAGCACAACGATCTAAAAGTGCTTCATATTAATTGTTACTGGGACGTAGTTACTGCTCGTGTATATTCACGACATAATGACTCATGGAGAAAATTGAATTTCTTGAACGGAACTAAGTTTGGTTCAAACTTTTATTCATG encodes the following:
- the LOC110943743 gene encoding putative F-box protein At3g16210; translated protein: MERVGDYMIFEEILSRLPAKVVCRFKCVSKQWCYELSTPKFVFIHARRVGNSIQKKLLSLKENSIVVDDIVAGKLEEDTSETVIFPYDVEPSFLSIIGSFNGLILLCIKRSYNELVLWNPTTRRFKVISDDYFSRYFGRHNDTGGMYFDEHNDLKVLHINCYWDVVTARVYSRHNDSWRKLNFLNGTKFGSNFYSWSPGIYSDKKIYFMVSNYWIPPGERNIVVFDVISETFSILRFPEHMEVNPCQGHFLTISNKLHVIVVQYAGELIADLVKYEHDEWTRYFLSIGLA